One window of the Diachasmimorpha longicaudata isolate KC_UGA_2023 chromosome 9, iyDiaLong2, whole genome shotgun sequence genome contains the following:
- the LOC135166108 gene encoding death domain-associated protein 6-like — protein sequence MADLICISSDDEVGVNKNVDKHKDDRIKKRKASTELVDSLPKKRIQLRTITKALSNRQTSNDVLEVEETITQVAMETTSTERIALKYDGDLPSMSRTEDLGERLHNRPQLTIKEKRPVDKNDIGSEVFSQFLSLCLTKDRSADMKKIVEKLKRRYEQTDTAYVQCPAFINLLNEKRDCLMDKGSVYTHISEINSEMKCRKKGRVTPKEEKIVEESAVEEVNTNGHGADNGEGGENGEGVENGEASNSVNRKIKLLEKAMAKCQERIQQLRDAEVDWDDDENSDFMKMCKYEEKMTKMYAKMCDLTGNDYNAGRCYFKPKKLQVTGIPEVDQAIISFMMKKLKDMKKKVKRGLSSANCVIFPDYCDILNCIKECNGQKNLGMHKKNMEKLAQKAFSDLGNHLQKVRKDDLLDSFALILENESDPAVENPVLLKKLEVNKIAGKKKMDEIFEEFVRRQEEGLIPEDANETGSDADEDKDEDEDDEEAEASGGDDSNGSDCIDESIDSPATKENQNGNPTRCNDSDNVSDSAETVVISPLRVPHRVHQLDDTSCEKVLQRHHVVADVEGTVTIPAEKLKAEGWRSESLIQRNPEPAPTTSQTSTYGKPSIKTIENVKVIIKTHKLVKPFVDKTNSPATLQSQDEKSKEIRQSAQVNTPTTTNPITEIKSSSRIPDSSERTEVHEKFDDSENNVETGMACADHALENTETESESPQPNATVSTDFASEPRDTPSPQTVNNSSSKVDSPLTSQVTSTTEDQIERRKSPELTILEDPDDHQEDVTSLARDSPVPQTMHEGEVKMDDDTKDTNKFEAECSPVLKLRPFAKPPDFWESFSPKTSQSSQIQRQISLQNPIECIDLEDTTPLAENNSSSNAVASPSSKGQVVRNLSSRSGVSRSTAQPKLFRIITKDSTMGQWITSQTMRILKKPGANGPAPSNSSAVIAQKSTPRPSQTVALRQLRGTQLSTTYLQRSSTIGNLSRAPAPRTVINPLSRVKILKDRG from the exons ATGGCAGACCTCATTTGTATTTCATCGGACGATGAGGTCGGCGTAAATAAG AATGTTGATAAACATAAAGACGATAGGATTAAGAAACGAAAAGCATCGACAGAGCTCGTTGATTCGTTaccaaaaaaaagaattcaacTTAGAACGATCACTAAGGCTCTGTCAAACCGTCAAACAAGTAACGATGTATTGGAAGTGGAGGAGACGATTACCCAGGTGGCAATGGAAACGACGTCTACTGAGAGAATCGCCCTCAAATATGACGGAGATCTTCCATCGATGTCCAGGACTGAGGATTTAGGTGAGAGGCTTCACAATAGGCCACAACTGACGATAAAGGAGAAACGTCCAGTGGACAAGAACGATATTGGCTCTGAGgtattttcccaatttttgaGTCTCTGCCTCACCAAGGATCGCAGTGCTGACATGAAGAAGATCGTTGAAAAGCTGAAGAGACGTTATGAACAGACTGATACTGCATACGTCCAATGTCCAGCGTTCATCAATCTTTTGAACGAGAAGAGAGACTGTCTGATGGACAAAGGAAGTGTGTACACTCACATCTCTGAGATTAACAGCGAAAtgaagtgcagaaaaaaaggaAGGGTTACTCCCAAGGAGGAGAAGATTGTTGAGGAATCAGCTGTGGAAGAGGTTAACACAAACGGCCATGGCGCCGACAATGGCGAAGGCGGCGAGAATGGCGAAGGCGTTGAGAACGGCGAAGCGTCAAATTCAGTAAATCGCAAGATTAAACTTCTCGAGAAAGCCATGGCAAAGTGTCAAGAGAGAATCCAGCAGCTGAGAGACGCTGAAGTGGATTGGGACGACGACGAAAACAGCGACTTCATGAAAATGTGCAAGTACGAGGAGAAAATGACCAAGATGTATGCAAAAATGTGCGACCTGACTGGTAATGATTATAACGCTGGTCGTTGTTATTTCAAGCCCAAAAAACTCCAAGTCACTGGTATTCCAGAGGTTGATCAGGCGATAATCAgttttatgatgaaaaaattaaaggacatgaagaaaaaagttAAACGTGGCCTTTCCTCTGCTAATTGTGTCATTTTCCCAGACTATTGCGATATTTTGAATTGCATTAAAGAATGTAATGGACAAAAGAACTTGGGaatgcataaaaaaaatatggaaaaattggCACAAAAAGCATTTTCAGATCTGGGAAATCATCTGCAGAAGGTAAGGAAAGATGATCTACTAGACAGCTTCGCACTGATACTCGAGAATGAATCAGATCCAGCTGTGGAGAACCCAGTCTTACTGAAGAAGCTGGAGGTGAATAAAATTGCAGGTAAAAAAAAGATGGATGAAATTTTCGAGGAATTCGTTCGGAGACAAGAGGAAGGATTAATACCAGAAGATGCGAATGAAACGGGGAGCGATGCTGATGAGGATAAGGACGAGGACGAAGACGATGAAGAGGCGGAAGCCTCAGGAGGGGATGACTCCAATGGAAGCGACTGTATAGACGAGTCAATTGATTCTCCAGCAACCAAGGAAAATCAGAATGGAAATCCAACGAGATGTAATGATTCAGATAATGTGTCCGACTCCGCTGAGACTGTTGTCATCTCACCACTTCGTGTTCCCCACAGAGTTCATCAATTGGATGACACGTCTTGCGAGAAAGTACTACAGCGTCATCACGTTGTGGCCGACGTCGAAGGAACCGTTACTATTCCAGCTGAGAAACTCAAGGCAGAGGGATGGCGCTCTGAAAGTTTGATACAAAGAAATCCCGAACCTGCACCGACGACCTCACAGACCTCCACTTATGGGAAACCCTCCATTAAAACCATTGAAAATGTTAAGGTGATCATAAAGACCCATAAACTTGTGAAACCGTTTGTTGATAAGACTAACTCACCTGCTACCCTACAAAGTCAGGACGAAAAATCGAAAGAGATCAGACAGTCTGCACAAGTGAATACGCCGACAACTACTAACCCAATAACAGAGATAAAATCATCTTCTAGAATACCTGACTCCAGTGAAAGAACTGAAGTTCATGAAAAGTTTGATGATTCGGAAAATAACGTTGAGACTGGTATGGCGTGTGCTGATCACGCACTAGAAAATACAGAAACTGAATCAGAAAGCCCTCAGCCAAATGCTACAGTATCGACAGACTTTGCGTCAGAACCGCGAGATACACCTTCTCCACAGACAGTCAATAATTCATCGAGCAAAGTCGATAGTCCCCTAACGTCGCAGGTAACATCGACTACTGAAGATCAAATCGAGAGACGTAAATCTCCTGAGCTAACAATCTTGGAAGACCCAGATGACCATCAAGAGGATGTAACATCTCTTGCGAGGGACTCTCCAGTACCTCAGACAATGCATGAAGGAGAAGTGAAAATGGACGATGACACAAAAG ACACGAATAAATTCGAAGCTGAGTGCTCCCCAGTATTGAAACTTCGTCCATTCGCAAAGCCCCCTGATTTCTGGGAGAGCTTTTCACCAAAGACATCTCAGAGTTCGCAGATCCAGAGACAAATAAGCCTTCAAAACCCCATTGAATGCATCGATTTGGAGGATACGACCCCATTGGCAGAGAATAATTCATCATCAAATGCCG TTGCCTCACCCTCGTCGAAAGGTCAAGTGGTGAGGAACTTAAGCTCGAGATCAGGGGTTAGTCGGAGTACGGCACAGCCTAAGCTGTTCAGGATCATTACTAAAGACTCGACGATGGGCCAATGGATCACTTCACAAACGATGCGAATCTTGAAGAAACCTGGGGCAAATGGTCCCGCTCCAAGCAATAGTTCGGCTGTGATAGCCCAGAAATCAACACCTAGGCCAAGTCAAACAGTTGCTCTTAGACAATTGCGTGGTACTCAATTGTCCACAACATATCTTCAAAGGAGCAGTACAATTGGTAATCTTTCGAGGGCACCCGCTCCCCGTACAGTGATTAATCCTCTGTCCAGAGTGAAAATCCTCAAGGATCGTGGATAA